The nucleotide sequence ATGTTGAAATTTGGCATGTGGGTTGATCTGTGGCGTTAAAATGTTGTTGAACTGTTTTTTGTTTTTTGTCGAAATGGTTTTGATTGAGAATACACTATTCCAAAACAGCCTGGTTGAAGCGAACAACCTACCAGTAAACACAAAACGATTCAACAAAAAACAATTTTCACGCTTTCTCCACCGGTACGCAGCCATGAAACCGGCCGGGGATCATCTCATAATGGGTGAGGTTGGTCATGACGTACTCTGAATTCATATAACCCTGAATCGTGAGGTTTTTGACCATACCGAAAAAAGCTTTTTTGGCCGGATCGTCGCTCAGCTCGGTACCTTCCAGAATATAGATCCGTTGTGGGGCGGTACCTTCCGCAAAAGGCTTTTTGAAGATCTGCTGACTGAACCCATCCAACGCCGCCAGGCCCGCTTTGAACGATTCCTGGGCCTTCTGGTCGTAGCAGTCGTCGAGCATTTTCTGCACAAAACGGTGGACGCCCAGTTCCTTGGCGCCGGGTGTATCGGTAGCCGGAATGATGGTTTCCACCACTTCGGCCAGGAGCGTATCTTCGGCGGGTGTGAGAAAATGGGTTTTGGAAAGCTGCTGCTGATTCCAGCCGTTAGCCCAGGCGGGGAGGGCGGCCAGCCCGGCCAGGGTAGTGGCTACGTTTTTAAGCGCGGTACGTCGTTGCATATTGTAAAAAAAAGGGATTGATCTGCCTATCAAAACAATAAAACGGGAAAATCTAACCGGCCGCGCCTTCACATTTAAGTTTTTTTCGTTTATCCGCCTTTGAAAGTCGCCAATCCGATCGCTGCGAGCTATTGGCCATCAGACAACCGTCAGTGCAGGGCCATATAAACCTCACCGTCCGAAAATAGCTGAAAAGTATAGGCGTCCGGGCTGTTGAAGATATGTTGCCGCGCTTCGTTTCCCACACAAAAAGGCTCCGACAGCGTGATGGTACCCGAACCCAGATTGACGATCCGCCAGCTTTGTCCCTTCCGGCTAGCCGCCGGGGGTACCGTAAAGCGCGCGTCTCCACCCTTATGAATATACAGGTTTACATCGGGCGAAAGTACCGTGTCGCCGGTGGTAGTCACGAAGTGGGGCTGGGAGGTGGGCAGAGTTTTTTTATGAAATACCCCTTGCGCATCGATGGTCAGTACATCCGTGTCGTCGGTCCCGTATTGTAGTCCGGTTACCTGAATCGGATCGGTAGGGGCCGACACCGTGAGCGCATGGGCGATGACCGTGGTGCCAATACCTACAGACCCCGAGAAATAGTTTTTCAGCTGGGCGGGCGCAATATAGATTCCCCAGCCCTGGTTGATGATACCGGGATTTACTCCCCGAAAACCTTCGAGCCGGAGGCCATAAAAGTTGTCGATCACGGCCGGGTTACCCGCTTCGCTGTCGGTGAATAGCCGCAGGTTGATCAGGTCGAAATCGGTGGTCCGGTAGGGGCGGGCGTTGTGACCAAAGGTACCCGATACCTTCACGGTAGCCAGCTTGGCTACCTGTCCGCCGTCGCGGTAACCCAGCGTATCGGGCGATCCCCGGAAGATATTGAACTCGCCCGAGCTCGTGTGGACGTCGGGAAATATCACGCCGGTTTTGAAATTGGCAAAATTGTTCACAATCAGCCCCTGGGAACTGTCCTGGGGCCGGGCGATTAGTCCCACCGCCGTGGAATCGGGGATGTCCAGGTCGTAACGCGGCTCGTTCATGCCCACGTACAGGCCGCGGGCAAGCAGTGAATCGTAGCGGGTGCTAATCAGCATCATGTTGTTCAGGGGATGCTTGTGCTGCTGCGAAATAACCACGGCCCCGCTCCGGGCTATTTTGGATGTGTCGTTGTAGTTGAACTGCGTGGAGTCCAACGCCATTTTCCAGTTCGATTGGGCCAGTACGCGGCCAGTCAGCCCCGCCAGCCCGCCGACGAGTAGGAGTATACGCAGGATTTTCATACAAGAAGTCGTTTGTTTTCGGTTCAGTGCCAGCAAGATACGATGAAAGTACCTGATTGCCGCCTGTTGAACGAGGGTACCTAGGGCGTAGTTGCCCTTGGGAAAGAATCTGTACGACAGCTCGTGTAGCATAAACCTATCGCAGTAGCCACGACGGTACAAAAGTGTGAAGTAGGGGTAGATACATCCCCGGATAACTACGGATTTCGGCGATCAGCGGGGCTGTCATCGGCC is from Salmonirosea aquatica and encodes:
- a CDS encoding gluconate 2-dehydrogenase subunit 3 family protein; translated protein: MQRRTALKNVATTLAGLAALPAWANGWNQQQLSKTHFLTPAEDTLLAEVVETIIPATDTPGAKELGVHRFVQKMLDDCYDQKAQESFKAGLAALDGFSQQIFKKPFAEGTAPQRIYILEGTELSDDPAKKAFFGMVKNLTIQGYMNSEYVMTNLTHYEMIPGRFHGCVPVEKA